The Drosophila innubila isolate TH190305 chromosome 3R unlocalized genomic scaffold, UK_Dinn_1.0 2_E_3R, whole genome shotgun sequence genome has a segment encoding these proteins:
- the LOC117789876 gene encoding uncharacterized protein LOC117789876 isoform X3, with protein sequence MAKMQKNKDVFDSTDFPVLLSTLSMKEVMVLEFRFVNVNKWENMVSCTNPQKRLYSCNVCQVSQSSEKNLFSHLMGKKHILKMNTVKQIRLPKGYGETSQIEKSPIAQLTTEPKIIVKTPSSIKNTKAEVVTSNNISISTVQQSKKKQVAPNLNQIVTKTVPNKMETKADAETIITKKNIAPKIDLVSKPNIPDEAPIQDLISTPKTTVEAPKSRLVSKPKVVVEASKKELVSNPKTPEISNDAIKTPNKNQEANNSTATNSKNNTMVSSITPTSKSLTSSVNEIDAKSKTSNLPTNVAEELSDHCNVEKFPQKETKTKTITVNLLKPSSHSNVVINPLSKAAASVRKISCVPISKLISQAPPEVDKMTVDVDDDDVVSVPESPSKEIEINIRKKDKSNENTNVIEKVVTTSASDGTIPVSPTFESSSHMTDVLGLLGVEYVLKIVKSISDKDPRFLCTLCNITTDELSMHNHLLSNTHRLKYCEEHFPTAIRQYKQYVSEVPEHQVHKILTPILNKLAKAIETHHGRENSYLCYERWFTKNKKSLISTAFNRRHASEALGPTFIHVIDSTEVDVLIENATRTTDQPANNLNVVNKVVPFNPFNASSNRYSNHHAVNNYRPAVPVNTNYLHNIETVDDETHKRMVENFLRDTRHAQPNRHRNPSRKVSKRDRSRSNSTDRKRNRTTPVLISQWNIERRSISPLRDGDIWQAYRHMVDQSIRELNTTFDLYKSDPEQHPNYKDEWQKFWKRRKDELIAAGINHRSYNFQNEWILFFNARLEELYNQDVENIKIKCRERLCLPMTNTELENPKYHVNISDDISEPESPKKTQQKNANENPTKLHESLEEVNVIHVLRLLTALENYLGSLGPNITELLAKALQVSKVHPNKIDQLILTSENCDILETAKEKFTGLIISKILDSNQERALKKAVNDTESLLAYASKIRAQHTSRDVDPVGSTAVDQLKASSYHGTSQKSNSNSSNKAFDKSDLVTKLASSLISQGKTSINQEQLKQIIQVYSLIEQKKQQETPSTTRPASNLVNNSSSNLIFKQTKAPNEMEFSESTNNNFTAQNRNQQSYNPNHNTAVDRRTFSNQRPFMNSNMTSNLYNMKTSSNYFSANMARNNNTNYNQNTNDMDYTSSGQEPQFNQHDGHLFDSAQFTRNRNPSSSYIDRSYSFGPTDGNTGEKPPWMQ encoded by the exons ATGGccaaaatgcagaaaaataaAGATGTATTTGATAGCACTGATTTTCCAGTGTTACTATCAACATTGTCAATGAAAGAGGTCATGGTTCTCGAATTTCGATTTGTCAACGTCAATAAGTGGGAGAATATGGTATCCTGCACGAATCCACAAAAGAGGTTGTATTCATGTAATGTTTGCCAAGTTTCTCAGTCCTCGGAGAAGAACTTGTTTAGTCATCTTATGGGCAAGAAACATATTCTGAAGATGAACACAGTAAAACAAATCCGTCTTCCCAAAGGATATGGAGAAACAAGTCAAATTGAGAAAAGCCCAATCGCACAATTGACAACAGAACCTAAAATAATAGTCAAGACACCTTCTtctataaaaaacacaaaagcagAAGTAGTTACTTCGAACAATATTTCAATCTCCACTGTGcagcaaagtaaaaaaaaacaagttgcacctaatttaaatcaaattgtaaCTAAGACAGTACCGAACAAAATGGAAACAAAAGCAGATGCCGAGACAATAATCACCAAGAAAAATATTGCAcctaaaattgatttggtaTCGAAGCCAAATATCCCTGACGAAGCACCTATACAAGATTTGATATCAACACCTAAGACAACAGTT GAAGCACCAAAAAGTAGACTGGTATCAAAGCCTAAGGTAGTTGTTGAAGCATCCAAAAAAGAATTAGTATCAAATCCAAAGACACCTGAGATATCCAATGATGCAATTAAAAcaccaaataaaaatcaagaggCAAATAATTCAACGGCAACTAATTCGAAAAACAATACCATGGTTAGCAGTATCACTCCAACTTCAAAATCTTTGACTTCTTCAGTGAACGAAATAGATGCAAAGTCGAAAACCTCCAATTTACCAACAAATGTTGCAGAGGAATTATCTGATCATTGCAATGTGGAAAAATTTCCgcaaaaagaaacgaaaactAAAACTATTACAGTGAACTTGCTAAAACCTTCATCGCACTCGAATGTTGTGATAAACCCTCTGtcaaaagcagcagcatctGTGAGAAAAATATCCTGTGTTCCTATATCAAAGTTAATTAGCCAAGCACCTCCGGAAGTTGATAAAATGACCGTTGAcgttgatgatgacgatgttgTCTCTGTACCAGAATCTCCttcaaaagaaattgaaataaacattCGCAAAAAGGACAAATCTAATGAAAATACCAACGTTATAGAAAAGGTTGTCACAACTAGCGCATCTGATGGCACAATTCCAGTAAGTCCCACTTTTGAATCTTCATCGCATATGACGGACGTCCTGGGACTATTAGGTGTTGAGTacgttttaaaaattgttaaaagtaTAAGTGATAAAGATCCGAGATTTCTATGCACCTTATGTAATATTACCACAGATGAGTTATCAATGCACAATCATCTCCTTAGCAACACTCATCGTTTAAAATATTGCGAAGAGCATTTTCCTACAGCTATCCGGCAGTACAAACAGTATGTTTCCGAAGTGCCGGAGCATCAAGTACACAAGATATTGACtcctattttaaataaactagcAAAAGCCATTGAAACACATCACGGTCGGGAGAACTCATATCTTTGTTATGAGCGCTGGTTtacaaagaacaaaaaaagcCTAATTTCAACCGCTTTCAATCGCAGACATGCATCTGAAGCTCTTGGCCCAACATTTATCCATGTTATTGATTCAACTGAAGTGGATGTATTAATTGAAAACGCAACTCGGACAACCGATCAGCCGgccaataatttaaatgtggtTAATAAAGTGGTTCCATTTAATCCCTTCAACGCTTCTAGTAATAGGTATTCAAATCATCATGCTGTTAATAATTATCGCCCAGCTGTACCAGTAAATACCAACTATTTGCACAACATTGAAACCGTTGATGATGAAACACACAAACGAAtggttgaaaattttttaagagatACGCGTCATGCTCAACCTAACCGCCATCGAAATCCATCTCGAAAAGTTTCCAAACGGGACCGATCTAGATCGAATTCAACTGATCGAAAGCGAAACCGGACAACGCCTGTATTGATATCGCAATGGAATATAGAGCGCAGATCCATATCTCCTCTACGAGATGGCGACATTTGGCAGGCTTATCGACATATGGTTGATCAGAGTATACGCGAGTTAAATACAACGTTTGACCTATATAAATCCGATCCCGAACAACATCCTAATTATAAGGATGAGTGGCAAAAGTTTTGGAAGCGACGCAAAGATGAACTTATTGCTGCTGGCATTAATCACCGAtcttacaattttcaaaacgaatggattttattttttaatgctcGTTTGGAAGAACTCTATAATCAAGATGTggagaatattaaaataaagtgcCGAGAAAGACTGTGTTTGCCAATGACCAATACTGAATTGGAAAACCCAAAATACCATGTTAACATCTCTGATGATATTTCGGAGCCCGAGAGCCCAAAGAAAACACAACAGAAAAATGCCAACGAAAATCCGACAAAACTTCATGAGAGCTTGGAAGAGGTTAATGTTATTCACGTCCTTCGACTTCTGACTGCTCTGGAGAATTATTTGGGAAGTTTGGGTCCCAATATTACGGAATTGTTGGCTAAAGCACTGCAGGTGTCTAAGGTACATCCAAATAAAATCGATCAATTAATTCTTACAAGCGAAAATTGTGACATCCTAGAAACGGCAAAGGAAAAATTCACAGGtcttataatttcaaaaattttagacTCTAACCAAGAGCGTGCTCTTAAAAAAGCAGTTAATGACACCGAGTCCTTGCTTGCGTATGCCTCCAAAATTAGGGCACAACATACCAGCAGAGACGTGGATCCAGTAGGAAGTACGGCTGTAGATCAGTTGAAAGCGAGCTCATATCATGGAACATCTCAGAAGTCAAACTCCAATTCATCCAACAAAGCATTCGACAAATCAGATCTTGTTACCAAACTGGCTTCATCGTTGATCTCACAGGGCAAAACAAGTATTAACCAAGAACAGCTTAAGCAAATTATTCAAgtttattctttaattgaacaaaaaaaacaacaggaGACACCTTCCACTACTCGGCCTGCCAGTAACTTGGTCAATAATTCAtcttcaaatttgattttcaagcAAACTAAAGCCCCAAATGAGATGGAGTTCTCCGAAAGTACCAATAATAACTTTACTGCACAAAATCGAAATCAACAATCGTATAATCCTAATCACAACACCGCCGTTGATCGTCGTACATTTTCAAATCAGAGACCATTCATGAACTCTAATATGACCAGCAATTTATATAACATGAAAACTAGTTCCAATTACTTCTCTGCAAATATGGCTcgcaataataatacaaattataatcaaaatacaaatgaTATGGACTACACCAGCAGCGGGCAGGAGCCGCAATTCAACCAACACGATGGCCATCTATTTGACAGTGCACAGTTTACAAGAAATAGGAACCCGTCATCCTCATATATTGACAGATCTTATTCTTTTGGCCCGACTGATGGTAACACTGGAGAGAAGCCTCCCTGGATGCAATGA
- the LOC117789876 gene encoding uncharacterized protein LOC117789876 isoform X2 — protein MAKMQKNKDVFDSTDFPVLLSTLSMKEVMVLEFRFVNVNKWENMVSCTNPQKRLYSCNVCQVSQSSEKNLFSHLMGKKHILKMNTVKQIRLPKGYGETSQIEKSPIAQLTTEPKIIVKTPSSIKNTKAEVVTSNNISISTVQQSKKKQVAPNLNQIVTKTVPNKMETKADAETIITKKNIAPKIDLVSKPNIPDEAPIQDLISTPKTTVEAPKNDLISTLKTTVEATNKELVLKPKTEVEASKKELVSNPKTPEISNDAIKTPNKNQEANNSTATNSKNNTMVSSITPTSKSLTSSVNEIDAKSKTSNLPTNVAEELSDHCNVEKFPQKETKTKTITVNLLKPSSHSNVVINPLSKAAASVRKISCVPISKLISQAPPEVDKMTVDVDDDDVVSVPESPSKEIEINIRKKDKSNENTNVIEKVVTTSASDGTIPVSPTFESSSHMTDVLGLLGVEYVLKIVKSISDKDPRFLCTLCNITTDELSMHNHLLSNTHRLKYCEEHFPTAIRQYKQYVSEVPEHQVHKILTPILNKLAKAIETHHGRENSYLCYERWFTKNKKSLISTAFNRRHASEALGPTFIHVIDSTEVDVLIENATRTTDQPANNLNVVNKVVPFNPFNASSNRYSNHHAVNNYRPAVPVNTNYLHNIETVDDETHKRMVENFLRDTRHAQPNRHRNPSRKVSKRDRSRSNSTDRKRNRTTPVLISQWNIERRSISPLRDGDIWQAYRHMVDQSIRELNTTFDLYKSDPEQHPNYKDEWQKFWKRRKDELIAAGINHRSYNFQNEWILFFNARLEELYNQDVENIKIKCRERLCLPMTNTELENPKYHVNISDDISEPESPKKTQQKNANENPTKLHESLEEVNVIHVLRLLTALENYLGSLGPNITELLAKALQVSKVHPNKIDQLILTSENCDILETAKEKFTGLIISKILDSNQERALKKAVNDTESLLAYASKIRAQHTSRDVDPVGSTAVDQLKASSYHGTSQKSNSNSSNKAFDKSDLVTKLASSLISQGKTSINQEQLKQIIQVYSLIEQKKQQETPSTTRPASNLVNNSSSNLIFKQTKAPNEMEFSESTNNNFTAQNRNQQSYNPNHNTAVDRRTFSNQRPFMNSNMTSNLYNMKTSSNYFSANMARNNNTNYNQNTNDMDYTSSGQEPQFNQHDGHLFDSAQFTRNRNPSSSYIDRSYSFGPTDGNTGEKPPWMQ, from the exons ATGGccaaaatgcagaaaaataaAGATGTATTTGATAGCACTGATTTTCCAGTGTTACTATCAACATTGTCAATGAAAGAGGTCATGGTTCTCGAATTTCGATTTGTCAACGTCAATAAGTGGGAGAATATGGTATCCTGCACGAATCCACAAAAGAGGTTGTATTCATGTAATGTTTGCCAAGTTTCTCAGTCCTCGGAGAAGAACTTGTTTAGTCATCTTATGGGCAAGAAACATATTCTGAAGATGAACACAGTAAAACAAATCCGTCTTCCCAAAGGATATGGAGAAACAAGTCAAATTGAGAAAAGCCCAATCGCACAATTGACAACAGAACCTAAAATAATAGTCAAGACACCTTCTtctataaaaaacacaaaagcagAAGTAGTTACTTCGAACAATATTTCAATCTCCACTGTGcagcaaagtaaaaaaaaacaagttgcacctaatttaaatcaaattgtaaCTAAGACAGTACCGAACAAAATGGAAACAAAAGCAGATGCCGAGACAATAATCACCAAGAAAAATATTGCAcctaaaattgatttggtaTCGAAGCCAAATATCCCTGACGAAGCACCTATACAAGATTTGATATCAACACCTAAGACAACAGTTGAAGCACCTAAAAATGATTTGATATCAACACTCAAGACAACAGTTGAAGCAACTAATAAGGAGTTAGTATTAAAACCTAAAACAGAA GTTGAAGCATCCAAAAAAGAATTAGTATCAAATCCAAAGACACCTGAGATATCCAATGATGCAATTAAAAcaccaaataaaaatcaagaggCAAATAATTCAACGGCAACTAATTCGAAAAACAATACCATGGTTAGCAGTATCACTCCAACTTCAAAATCTTTGACTTCTTCAGTGAACGAAATAGATGCAAAGTCGAAAACCTCCAATTTACCAACAAATGTTGCAGAGGAATTATCTGATCATTGCAATGTGGAAAAATTTCCgcaaaaagaaacgaaaactAAAACTATTACAGTGAACTTGCTAAAACCTTCATCGCACTCGAATGTTGTGATAAACCCTCTGtcaaaagcagcagcatctGTGAGAAAAATATCCTGTGTTCCTATATCAAAGTTAATTAGCCAAGCACCTCCGGAAGTTGATAAAATGACCGTTGAcgttgatgatgacgatgttgTCTCTGTACCAGAATCTCCttcaaaagaaattgaaataaacattCGCAAAAAGGACAAATCTAATGAAAATACCAACGTTATAGAAAAGGTTGTCACAACTAGCGCATCTGATGGCACAATTCCAGTAAGTCCCACTTTTGAATCTTCATCGCATATGACGGACGTCCTGGGACTATTAGGTGTTGAGTacgttttaaaaattgttaaaagtaTAAGTGATAAAGATCCGAGATTTCTATGCACCTTATGTAATATTACCACAGATGAGTTATCAATGCACAATCATCTCCTTAGCAACACTCATCGTTTAAAATATTGCGAAGAGCATTTTCCTACAGCTATCCGGCAGTACAAACAGTATGTTTCCGAAGTGCCGGAGCATCAAGTACACAAGATATTGACtcctattttaaataaactagcAAAAGCCATTGAAACACATCACGGTCGGGAGAACTCATATCTTTGTTATGAGCGCTGGTTtacaaagaacaaaaaaagcCTAATTTCAACCGCTTTCAATCGCAGACATGCATCTGAAGCTCTTGGCCCAACATTTATCCATGTTATTGATTCAACTGAAGTGGATGTATTAATTGAAAACGCAACTCGGACAACCGATCAGCCGgccaataatttaaatgtggtTAATAAAGTGGTTCCATTTAATCCCTTCAACGCTTCTAGTAATAGGTATTCAAATCATCATGCTGTTAATAATTATCGCCCAGCTGTACCAGTAAATACCAACTATTTGCACAACATTGAAACCGTTGATGATGAAACACACAAACGAAtggttgaaaattttttaagagatACGCGTCATGCTCAACCTAACCGCCATCGAAATCCATCTCGAAAAGTTTCCAAACGGGACCGATCTAGATCGAATTCAACTGATCGAAAGCGAAACCGGACAACGCCTGTATTGATATCGCAATGGAATATAGAGCGCAGATCCATATCTCCTCTACGAGATGGCGACATTTGGCAGGCTTATCGACATATGGTTGATCAGAGTATACGCGAGTTAAATACAACGTTTGACCTATATAAATCCGATCCCGAACAACATCCTAATTATAAGGATGAGTGGCAAAAGTTTTGGAAGCGACGCAAAGATGAACTTATTGCTGCTGGCATTAATCACCGAtcttacaattttcaaaacgaatggattttattttttaatgctcGTTTGGAAGAACTCTATAATCAAGATGTggagaatattaaaataaagtgcCGAGAAAGACTGTGTTTGCCAATGACCAATACTGAATTGGAAAACCCAAAATACCATGTTAACATCTCTGATGATATTTCGGAGCCCGAGAGCCCAAAGAAAACACAACAGAAAAATGCCAACGAAAATCCGACAAAACTTCATGAGAGCTTGGAAGAGGTTAATGTTATTCACGTCCTTCGACTTCTGACTGCTCTGGAGAATTATTTGGGAAGTTTGGGTCCCAATATTACGGAATTGTTGGCTAAAGCACTGCAGGTGTCTAAGGTACATCCAAATAAAATCGATCAATTAATTCTTACAAGCGAAAATTGTGACATCCTAGAAACGGCAAAGGAAAAATTCACAGGtcttataatttcaaaaattttagacTCTAACCAAGAGCGTGCTCTTAAAAAAGCAGTTAATGACACCGAGTCCTTGCTTGCGTATGCCTCCAAAATTAGGGCACAACATACCAGCAGAGACGTGGATCCAGTAGGAAGTACGGCTGTAGATCAGTTGAAAGCGAGCTCATATCATGGAACATCTCAGAAGTCAAACTCCAATTCATCCAACAAAGCATTCGACAAATCAGATCTTGTTACCAAACTGGCTTCATCGTTGATCTCACAGGGCAAAACAAGTATTAACCAAGAACAGCTTAAGCAAATTATTCAAgtttattctttaattgaacaaaaaaaacaacaggaGACACCTTCCACTACTCGGCCTGCCAGTAACTTGGTCAATAATTCAtcttcaaatttgattttcaagcAAACTAAAGCCCCAAATGAGATGGAGTTCTCCGAAAGTACCAATAATAACTTTACTGCACAAAATCGAAATCAACAATCGTATAATCCTAATCACAACACCGCCGTTGATCGTCGTACATTTTCAAATCAGAGACCATTCATGAACTCTAATATGACCAGCAATTTATATAACATGAAAACTAGTTCCAATTACTTCTCTGCAAATATGGCTcgcaataataatacaaattataatcaaaatacaaatgaTATGGACTACACCAGCAGCGGGCAGGAGCCGCAATTCAACCAACACGATGGCCATCTATTTGACAGTGCACAGTTTACAAGAAATAGGAACCCGTCATCCTCATATATTGACAGATCTTATTCTTTTGGCCCGACTGATGGTAACACTGGAGAGAAGCCTCCCTGGATGCAATGA
- the LOC117789876 gene encoding uncharacterized protein LOC117789876 isoform X1 → MAKMQKNKDVFDSTDFPVLLSTLSMKEVMVLEFRFVNVNKWENMVSCTNPQKRLYSCNVCQVSQSSEKNLFSHLMGKKHILKMNTVKQIRLPKGYGETSQIEKSPIAQLTTEPKIIVKTPSSIKNTKAEVVTSNNISISTVQQSKKKQVAPNLNQIVTKTVPNKMETKADAETIITKKNIAPKIDLVSKPNIPDEAPIQDLISTPKTTVEAPKNDLISTLKTTVEATNKELVLKPKTEAPKSRLVSKPKVVVEASKKELVSNPKTPEISNDAIKTPNKNQEANNSTATNSKNNTMVSSITPTSKSLTSSVNEIDAKSKTSNLPTNVAEELSDHCNVEKFPQKETKTKTITVNLLKPSSHSNVVINPLSKAAASVRKISCVPISKLISQAPPEVDKMTVDVDDDDVVSVPESPSKEIEINIRKKDKSNENTNVIEKVVTTSASDGTIPVSPTFESSSHMTDVLGLLGVEYVLKIVKSISDKDPRFLCTLCNITTDELSMHNHLLSNTHRLKYCEEHFPTAIRQYKQYVSEVPEHQVHKILTPILNKLAKAIETHHGRENSYLCYERWFTKNKKSLISTAFNRRHASEALGPTFIHVIDSTEVDVLIENATRTTDQPANNLNVVNKVVPFNPFNASSNRYSNHHAVNNYRPAVPVNTNYLHNIETVDDETHKRMVENFLRDTRHAQPNRHRNPSRKVSKRDRSRSNSTDRKRNRTTPVLISQWNIERRSISPLRDGDIWQAYRHMVDQSIRELNTTFDLYKSDPEQHPNYKDEWQKFWKRRKDELIAAGINHRSYNFQNEWILFFNARLEELYNQDVENIKIKCRERLCLPMTNTELENPKYHVNISDDISEPESPKKTQQKNANENPTKLHESLEEVNVIHVLRLLTALENYLGSLGPNITELLAKALQVSKVHPNKIDQLILTSENCDILETAKEKFTGLIISKILDSNQERALKKAVNDTESLLAYASKIRAQHTSRDVDPVGSTAVDQLKASSYHGTSQKSNSNSSNKAFDKSDLVTKLASSLISQGKTSINQEQLKQIIQVYSLIEQKKQQETPSTTRPASNLVNNSSSNLIFKQTKAPNEMEFSESTNNNFTAQNRNQQSYNPNHNTAVDRRTFSNQRPFMNSNMTSNLYNMKTSSNYFSANMARNNNTNYNQNTNDMDYTSSGQEPQFNQHDGHLFDSAQFTRNRNPSSSYIDRSYSFGPTDGNTGEKPPWMQ, encoded by the coding sequence ATGGccaaaatgcagaaaaataaAGATGTATTTGATAGCACTGATTTTCCAGTGTTACTATCAACATTGTCAATGAAAGAGGTCATGGTTCTCGAATTTCGATTTGTCAACGTCAATAAGTGGGAGAATATGGTATCCTGCACGAATCCACAAAAGAGGTTGTATTCATGTAATGTTTGCCAAGTTTCTCAGTCCTCGGAGAAGAACTTGTTTAGTCATCTTATGGGCAAGAAACATATTCTGAAGATGAACACAGTAAAACAAATCCGTCTTCCCAAAGGATATGGAGAAACAAGTCAAATTGAGAAAAGCCCAATCGCACAATTGACAACAGAACCTAAAATAATAGTCAAGACACCTTCTtctataaaaaacacaaaagcagAAGTAGTTACTTCGAACAATATTTCAATCTCCACTGTGcagcaaagtaaaaaaaaacaagttgcacctaatttaaatcaaattgtaaCTAAGACAGTACCGAACAAAATGGAAACAAAAGCAGATGCCGAGACAATAATCACCAAGAAAAATATTGCAcctaaaattgatttggtaTCGAAGCCAAATATCCCTGACGAAGCACCTATACAAGATTTGATATCAACACCTAAGACAACAGTTGAAGCACCTAAAAATGATTTGATATCAACACTCAAGACAACAGTTGAAGCAACTAATAAGGAGTTAGTATTAAAACCTAAAACAGAAGCACCAAAAAGTAGACTGGTATCAAAGCCTAAGGTAGTTGTTGAAGCATCCAAAAAAGAATTAGTATCAAATCCAAAGACACCTGAGATATCCAATGATGCAATTAAAAcaccaaataaaaatcaagaggCAAATAATTCAACGGCAACTAATTCGAAAAACAATACCATGGTTAGCAGTATCACTCCAACTTCAAAATCTTTGACTTCTTCAGTGAACGAAATAGATGCAAAGTCGAAAACCTCCAATTTACCAACAAATGTTGCAGAGGAATTATCTGATCATTGCAATGTGGAAAAATTTCCgcaaaaagaaacgaaaactAAAACTATTACAGTGAACTTGCTAAAACCTTCATCGCACTCGAATGTTGTGATAAACCCTCTGtcaaaagcagcagcatctGTGAGAAAAATATCCTGTGTTCCTATATCAAAGTTAATTAGCCAAGCACCTCCGGAAGTTGATAAAATGACCGTTGAcgttgatgatgacgatgttgTCTCTGTACCAGAATCTCCttcaaaagaaattgaaataaacattCGCAAAAAGGACAAATCTAATGAAAATACCAACGTTATAGAAAAGGTTGTCACAACTAGCGCATCTGATGGCACAATTCCAGTAAGTCCCACTTTTGAATCTTCATCGCATATGACGGACGTCCTGGGACTATTAGGTGTTGAGTacgttttaaaaattgttaaaagtaTAAGTGATAAAGATCCGAGATTTCTATGCACCTTATGTAATATTACCACAGATGAGTTATCAATGCACAATCATCTCCTTAGCAACACTCATCGTTTAAAATATTGCGAAGAGCATTTTCCTACAGCTATCCGGCAGTACAAACAGTATGTTTCCGAAGTGCCGGAGCATCAAGTACACAAGATATTGACtcctattttaaataaactagcAAAAGCCATTGAAACACATCACGGTCGGGAGAACTCATATCTTTGTTATGAGCGCTGGTTtacaaagaacaaaaaaagcCTAATTTCAACCGCTTTCAATCGCAGACATGCATCTGAAGCTCTTGGCCCAACATTTATCCATGTTATTGATTCAACTGAAGTGGATGTATTAATTGAAAACGCAACTCGGACAACCGATCAGCCGgccaataatttaaatgtggtTAATAAAGTGGTTCCATTTAATCCCTTCAACGCTTCTAGTAATAGGTATTCAAATCATCATGCTGTTAATAATTATCGCCCAGCTGTACCAGTAAATACCAACTATTTGCACAACATTGAAACCGTTGATGATGAAACACACAAACGAAtggttgaaaattttttaagagatACGCGTCATGCTCAACCTAACCGCCATCGAAATCCATCTCGAAAAGTTTCCAAACGGGACCGATCTAGATCGAATTCAACTGATCGAAAGCGAAACCGGACAACGCCTGTATTGATATCGCAATGGAATATAGAGCGCAGATCCATATCTCCTCTACGAGATGGCGACATTTGGCAGGCTTATCGACATATGGTTGATCAGAGTATACGCGAGTTAAATACAACGTTTGACCTATATAAATCCGATCCCGAACAACATCCTAATTATAAGGATGAGTGGCAAAAGTTTTGGAAGCGACGCAAAGATGAACTTATTGCTGCTGGCATTAATCACCGAtcttacaattttcaaaacgaatggattttattttttaatgctcGTTTGGAAGAACTCTATAATCAAGATGTggagaatattaaaataaagtgcCGAGAAAGACTGTGTTTGCCAATGACCAATACTGAATTGGAAAACCCAAAATACCATGTTAACATCTCTGATGATATTTCGGAGCCCGAGAGCCCAAAGAAAACACAACAGAAAAATGCCAACGAAAATCCGACAAAACTTCATGAGAGCTTGGAAGAGGTTAATGTTATTCACGTCCTTCGACTTCTGACTGCTCTGGAGAATTATTTGGGAAGTTTGGGTCCCAATATTACGGAATTGTTGGCTAAAGCACTGCAGGTGTCTAAGGTACATCCAAATAAAATCGATCAATTAATTCTTACAAGCGAAAATTGTGACATCCTAGAAACGGCAAAGGAAAAATTCACAGGtcttataatttcaaaaattttagacTCTAACCAAGAGCGTGCTCTTAAAAAAGCAGTTAATGACACCGAGTCCTTGCTTGCGTATGCCTCCAAAATTAGGGCACAACATACCAGCAGAGACGTGGATCCAGTAGGAAGTACGGCTGTAGATCAGTTGAAAGCGAGCTCATATCATGGAACATCTCAGAAGTCAAACTCCAATTCATCCAACAAAGCATTCGACAAATCAGATCTTGTTACCAAACTGGCTTCATCGTTGATCTCACAGGGCAAAACAAGTATTAACCAAGAACAGCTTAAGCAAATTATTCAAgtttattctttaattgaacaaaaaaaacaacaggaGACACCTTCCACTACTCGGCCTGCCAGTAACTTGGTCAATAATTCAtcttcaaatttgattttcaagcAAACTAAAGCCCCAAATGAGATGGAGTTCTCCGAAAGTACCAATAATAACTTTACTGCACAAAATCGAAATCAACAATCGTATAATCCTAATCACAACACCGCCGTTGATCGTCGTACATTTTCAAATCAGAGACCATTCATGAACTCTAATATGACCAGCAATTTATATAACATGAAAACTAGTTCCAATTACTTCTCTGCAAATATGGCTcgcaataataatacaaattataatcaaaatacaaatgaTATGGACTACACCAGCAGCGGGCAGGAGCCGCAATTCAACCAACACGATGGCCATCTATTTGACAGTGCACAGTTTACAAGAAATAGGAACCCGTCATCCTCATATATTGACAGATCTTATTCTTTTGGCCCGACTGATGGTAACACTGGAGAGAAGCCTCCCTGGATGCAATGA